The following is a genomic window from Geoalkalibacter halelectricus.
ACCTCACCTGTTCAGGTGCGCACCATGTTGCAGCATGCGCCCCCCGTTCGGGTCATTGCCCCGGGAACCGTCTATCGGCGCGATTCCGACATCACCCACAGCCCCATGTTCCACCAGATCGAGGGCTTCCTCGTGGACCGGCATGTGACCTTCGGCGACCTCAAGGGCATTCTGACCGCTTTTATCAGTCAGTATTTCGGCCAAGGCGTCGGCGTGCGCTTTCGGCCCTCATTTTTCCCCTTCACCGAGCCCTCCGCTGAGGTCGACATTCAGTGCGTCATGTGCAAAGGCGCCGGTTGCAGGGTTTGCAAGGGCAGTGGGTGGCTGGAAATTCTCGGCAGCGGCATGATTGATCCCGAGGTGTTCAAGTCCGTCAACTACGATCCGGAGATCTACTCGGGTTTTGCCTTCGGCATGGGGATCGAGCGGATCGCCATGCTCAAATATGGTGTCAACGATCTGCGGTTGTTTTTTGAAAACGACGTGCGGTTCTTGCGCCAATTTTAGGCAAAAAAGCGCATAAGCAGGTAGTTGTGTGGTATTTATTGACAAAGGACATTAAGGGATGATTCTCACCTACAGCTGGCTTAGGGAATTCGTCGATTGTGATCTCGCCCCGGAGGAGTTGGCCCATCGCCTGACCATGGCGGGGCTGGAAGTCGATAGCATGGAGAAGATCGGCGAAGGCTTGGACGGAGTCATTGTTGCCCGCCTCCAAGAGGTTGCACCGCATCCCGATGCCGATCGCCTGACGGTGTGTCGCGTCGACACCGGCACGGAAGTTCTGCAGGTGGTATGTGGCGCCAAAAACCATCAAACCGGGGACTTGGTCGCCCTGGCTCAGGTGGGCACGGTTTTGCCCGGCGATTTCAAGATCAAGAAATCCAAAATTCGCGGCCAGGAATCCTTCGGCATGCTTTGTTCCGAAAAGGAACTCGGTCTGGCGGAAGAATCCGAGGGGATTCTCATTCTTGCCCCCGACTTGCCCCTCGGCAAGCCTGTGTTCGAGGCTCTCGGCCTCAAGGATGTACGCTTTGAATTGGGACTAACGCCCAATCGGGCCGACTGTCTGAGTGTCGTGGGGGTTGCGCGCGAAGTTGCCGCCTTGACGGGTAGGCCCTTGCGTCTTGCGCCCGTATCCCTTGAAGAGTCAGGGGCGCCCGTCGCCGAACAAACCTCCGTGAGCATCGACGAACCGGGCATGTGCCCGCGCTACGCCGCGCGCCTTATCCGTGGGGTGAAAATTGGTCCTTCCCCGCCCTGGATGGTCAGGCGCCTGGAATCCATTGGGCAACGTTCGATCAACAACGTGGTCGATGTCACCAATTTTGTTTTGATGGAATTGGGGCATCCGCTGCATGCCTTCGATTTTAGTTTGCTGCGCGGGGGACGCATTGTGGTGAGGTGTGCCCAGCAGGGCGAAACCTTCACCACCCTGGACGGCCAAAAGCGCACCCTCACCAGCAAGGATCTGACCATCTGCGACGCCCAGGGACCCGTTGCCCTGGCCGGTATCATGGGCGGTGAAAATTCTGAAATTCGCCCTGACACCGTGGATATCCTGCTGGAGAGCGCCTATTTCAACCCTCCGACCATTCGGCGCACCAGCAAGCGGCTCGGCCTGCACAGCGAGTCCTCGCACCGCTTCGAGCGCGGGGCGGATGTGGATATGGTGCCGCGCGCACTGGACCGCGCCGCGGCACTGATCCTCGAAGTGGCGGGTGGAACCCTCGCCAAGGGAGCGATCGACTGTTATCCGCGCCCCATCGCGCCACGCAAGCTCAGCATCTCTGCGGAAAAAACCAGTCGCCTGCTGGGCATCAACATCGATCTCTTTGAAATTCAAAAACTGTTGCGCGCCATCGGCCTGGATGCCGTGGTTGCCGAAGACCGCCGGGAAGATACTTTGTATGTGACCGTCCCCAACTTCCGGCCCGATCTTGAACGCGAAGTGGATCTGATTGAAGAGGTGGCGCGCCTCAAGGGTTACGAGCATATTCCGACCACCATGCCGCAGGGGCGAATCTTGTGCCATCGGGAACCGACCGTGCGAATTCTGGAACGGCGGCTTCGTGACAAAATCGTCGCCTGCGGATTTCATGAGGTGATCAACTACGCCTTCAACAGTGCCGGCCTTCTTGATCGGCTCGGTCTGGACGCCGCGGACCCCCGCAGGACTCAGGTGCGTCTGCTCAATCCTCTCAATGAAGAACAGTCGGTCATGCGTACCACCCTGGTGCCGAGTCTGCTTCAGAGCTTGGCGCAGAACCTTGCTTATCGCAGCGCCGCTGACCTTAGATTGTTCGAACTGCGCCCCGTTTTTCTTCCTCGTGAAGGAGATGAGCTGCCCGTTGAGAATCTGCGTCTTGCCGCGGTGATCTGTGGCCGGCGCCATCCCCTGAGCTGGTCGCAGGGCAGTGAATTGGTGGACTTTTTTGATATCAAAGGGGTTGTCGAAGAACTTTTGGAGCCCCTTCGGCTGCCCAAGCTTCGTTGGCAGGCCGAGCATAACGAATCTTTCTATCACCCCGGTAAGAGCTGTGCCGTGCAGAGCGAAGGACGCACCCTGGGTACGCTCGGAGAATTGCACCCCAGAGTGCTTGATTCCTTCGAGATCGACCAGCCGACGTTTCTGCTCGACCTGGATCTTGGTGAGTTGTGTCGGATTGGCCTGGGTGGCACCCAATTCAAGGGACTTTCACGTTTTCCCGGTGTTTACCGCGACAGCGCGATGGTCTTCGACGAGGCAGTGACCGCCGAGCAGATCCTTGATGCGGTACGTGGTGCCAAGGCGGCGGACATGGAGGATGTGGCGCTGTTTGACGTCTACCGCGGCAAGGGCATCCAGGAAGGCAAGAAGAGCGTCGCCATCCGGGTTCGCTACCGTTCGGCGGAAAAAACCCTTACGGATGACGAGATCAGCAAGGCGCATGGCCGCATCATCAAGGCGCTCGAAAATCAGTTAGGTGCTGAAATTCGCTGAAAAAATCGGTTGCGGTACCCCCTGTCCTGTGGTATAAAACCAACGAATTCAAGGACATGGGTTTTGCTTATTGGAGGTGCTATGACCAAGGCGGATCTGATCGAAAATGTTTATCTCAAAACCGGCTTCTCCAAAAAGGAGTCGGCCGAAATCGTCGAGATGGTCTTTGACTTGATCAAAGCGACCCTTGAGAAGGGCGAGAAGATCAAAATCGCCGGTTTTGGCAACTTCGTGGTGAAGGAAAAAGATTCGCGGCGGGGAAGAAACCCCCAAACGGGTGATGAAATCGAGATCACCTCGCGTCGCATACTGACCTTTAAGCCCAGCCAGGTTCTCAAGGCGTCCATCAACACGGACTGATGGACAGCGGGTTGCCGATAGGGGGCGGTGATGCGGCGTTGCGCATGTCATGATTCCCGATAAGCTTTATTTTAAAATCGGTGAAGTGTCCCGGATCACGGGAGTCAAACCCCATGTCCTGCGCTATTGGGAATCGGAATTCGGCGCCTTTTCACCGGTAAAGAGCCGCAGTCAGCAACGCCTCTACCGGCGCAAGGACATCGAACTTGTGCTGCGCCTCAAAAAACTCCTCTACGAGGAGGGATTCACCATTGCCGGGGCGCGCAAAAAACTCAGGGAGGAAGGTTCCGAGCCCGAACCGTCCTCCCTTCCTTTGTTTGCATCCCCGCCCGATCTTCTTTCCGAAATCCGTCGGGATCTTCTGGCCCTGCGCGACTCTTTGCGGAACGATACGCCCGCGCGCGCCGAGAATAAACCCTCAGACATGGGCTGACCGGCCTTGTTCATTCTGCTGACCAATGATGATGGAATTCATGCTCCTGGCCTTGTGGCACTGGCCGAGGAGATGGCTGCGCTTGGCCGGGTCGTCGTGGTGGCACCGGATCGCGAACGCAGCGCCACCGGGCATTCCCTGACCCTGCATTCTCCCTTGCGCGCCGAGCAGATCCGAGCAGACTGGTTTGCCATTGACGGAACGCCCACCGACTGCGTCAACCTGGGCATACACGGGCTGTTTCGCGAACGGCCCGCCCTGGTTGTGTCCGGCATCAATCGGGGAGCCAACATGGGCGATGATATTACTTATTCCGGAACCGTGGCCGCTGCCATGGAGGCGACCCTGATGGGTGTTCCGGCCATCGCCGTCTCCCTGGCCCTGGTTCAGGAACATCCGCAGGATTATCGTCCCGCCGCGCGCATCACCGCGCGTCTGGCGCGCAGGGTGCTTCAATCGGGCATGCCGACTGATACCTTCTTCAACGTTAATGTTCCATCCGCCGAGGACGACCAGATCCATGGGGTGCGCTTGACGCGTCAGGGCAAGCGTATTTATGGCGATCTCGTCATCGAGAACACCGACCCGAGAGGGCGAAAATACTATTGGATCGGTGCCGGTGATCTCGATTTTCATGATGTGGAAGGTACCGACTTCCATGCGGTTCATCGCGGGTTTGTCTCCCTGACCCCCTTGCACCTGGATCTCACCAACTACCGCTCGTTCGATGAATTGTCCCGCTGGGATATTTTTTCCTCCCCGGGTTCGGGCCGAGACTAGAGGGGTTTCATGGATTTCGCCATTTCCCGGCGCCGCATGGTCGAGCAGCACATCAAATCGCGCGGCGTCACGGATGCGCTGGTGCTTGAGGCCATGCTTCAGGTTCCGCGTCACCTTTTCGTCGAGGATGCCCTCGCCGGCCAAGCCTATGGCGACTACCCCCTGCCCATCGGTCATCGCCAAACCATTTCACAGCCCTACATGGTGGCGGTCATGACCGAGGCCCTGCAACTCAAGGGTGGCGAGCGGGTTCTGGAGATCGGCACGGGTTCGGGCTATCAAACGGCAGTTCTGGCGCGTATCGCCGGGCGGGTTTACTCGGTCGAGCGCATTCCCGAACTGGCCCGCCGCGCCCGGCGCATTCTCGATCAGATCGGCTGCAGCAACGTCAACATCAAGGTCACCGACGGAACCTTCGGCTGGGAGGAGCAAATGCCCTTCGATGCCATTCTCGTGACTGCCGGAGCACCGTCCATTCCACGCGGATACTTGGAGCAGCTCGGGGTGGGAGGGAAGCTGGTGATTCCCGTCGGCAGTCTCGGCAGTCAGGTTCTGATGCGGGTTACCAAAACGGCTGAGGGGCGTTTTGAGGAAGAACGCCTCCTTGATTGCAGGTTTGTTCCGCTGATCGGCGGCAACGGCTGGCAGAATGACGAGTATTGATCCTTGTTTGGTTTGCGGCGTCTCTACGATTGGGTCCTTTCCTGGGCGCGTACCCCCTATGGCGGTATCGCCCTGTTTGTTCTGGCTTTTGCCGAATCCTCCTTTTTTCCCGTTCCCCCCGATGTCCTGCTGATCGCCCTGGCCCTGTCCCTGCCCACGCGCGCCTTTCGTTTCGCGTTTATCGCCGCCTGTGGTTCCGTTCTCGGAGGGCTGTTCGGGTACCTTTTGGGCTACGGC
Proteins encoded in this region:
- the pheS gene encoding phenylalanine--tRNA ligase subunit alpha, with the protein product MKEKLEAIAAEGRKALQDAATEGDLQSARVRFLGKKGELTALMKGLGSASPEERPALGALLNRLKDQLEELFQARQAEVREAEIGRRLERERVDVTLPGRAGFIGTKHPITLVMEEVCAIFTALGFGVAEGPEVEKDFYNFEALNFPKDHPARDMQDTFFISEDVLLRTHTSPVQVRTMLQHAPPVRVIAPGTVYRRDSDITHSPMFHQIEGFLVDRHVTFGDLKGILTAFISQYFGQGVGVRFRPSFFPFTEPSAEVDIQCVMCKGAGCRVCKGSGWLEILGSGMIDPEVFKSVNYDPEIYSGFAFGMGIERIAMLKYGVNDLRLFFENDVRFLRQF
- the pheT gene encoding phenylalanine--tRNA ligase subunit beta, translating into MILTYSWLREFVDCDLAPEELAHRLTMAGLEVDSMEKIGEGLDGVIVARLQEVAPHPDADRLTVCRVDTGTEVLQVVCGAKNHQTGDLVALAQVGTVLPGDFKIKKSKIRGQESFGMLCSEKELGLAEESEGILILAPDLPLGKPVFEALGLKDVRFELGLTPNRADCLSVVGVAREVAALTGRPLRLAPVSLEESGAPVAEQTSVSIDEPGMCPRYAARLIRGVKIGPSPPWMVRRLESIGQRSINNVVDVTNFVLMELGHPLHAFDFSLLRGGRIVVRCAQQGETFTTLDGQKRTLTSKDLTICDAQGPVALAGIMGGENSEIRPDTVDILLESAYFNPPTIRRTSKRLGLHSESSHRFERGADVDMVPRALDRAAALILEVAGGTLAKGAIDCYPRPIAPRKLSISAEKTSRLLGINIDLFEIQKLLRAIGLDAVVAEDRREDTLYVTVPNFRPDLEREVDLIEEVARLKGYEHIPTTMPQGRILCHREPTVRILERRLRDKIVACGFHEVINYAFNSAGLLDRLGLDAADPRRTQVRLLNPLNEEQSVMRTTLVPSLLQSLAQNLAYRSAADLRLFELRPVFLPREGDELPVENLRLAAVICGRRHPLSWSQGSELVDFFDIKGVVEELLEPLRLPKLRWQAEHNESFYHPGKSCAVQSEGRTLGTLGELHPRVLDSFEIDQPTFLLDLDLGELCRIGLGGTQFKGLSRFPGVYRDSAMVFDEAVTAEQILDAVRGAKAADMEDVALFDVYRGKGIQEGKKSVAIRVRYRSAEKTLTDDEISKAHGRIIKALENQLGAEIR
- a CDS encoding integration host factor subunit alpha, whose translation is MTKADLIENVYLKTGFSKKESAEIVEMVFDLIKATLEKGEKIKIAGFGNFVVKEKDSRRGRNPQTGDEIEITSRRILTFKPSQVLKASINTD
- a CDS encoding MerR family transcriptional regulator, with product MIPDKLYFKIGEVSRITGVKPHVLRYWESEFGAFSPVKSRSQQRLYRRKDIELVLRLKKLLYEEGFTIAGARKKLREEGSEPEPSSLPLFASPPDLLSEIRRDLLALRDSLRNDTPARAENKPSDMG
- the surE gene encoding 5'/3'-nucleotidase SurE; its protein translation is MFILLTNDDGIHAPGLVALAEEMAALGRVVVVAPDRERSATGHSLTLHSPLRAEQIRADWFAIDGTPTDCVNLGIHGLFRERPALVVSGINRGANMGDDITYSGTVAAAMEATLMGVPAIAVSLALVQEHPQDYRPAARITARLARRVLQSGMPTDTFFNVNVPSAEDDQIHGVRLTRQGKRIYGDLVIENTDPRGRKYYWIGAGDLDFHDVEGTDFHAVHRGFVSLTPLHLDLTNYRSFDELSRWDIFSSPGSGRD
- a CDS encoding protein-L-isoaspartate(D-aspartate) O-methyltransferase; the protein is MDFAISRRRMVEQHIKSRGVTDALVLEAMLQVPRHLFVEDALAGQAYGDYPLPIGHRQTISQPYMVAVMTEALQLKGGERVLEIGTGSGYQTAVLARIAGRVYSVERIPELARRARRILDQIGCSNVNIKVTDGTFGWEEQMPFDAILVTAGAPSIPRGYLEQLGVGGKLVIPVGSLGSQVLMRVTKTAEGRFEEERLLDCRFVPLIGGNGWQNDEY